One window of Rasiella rasia genomic DNA carries:
- a CDS encoding glycosyltransferase family 2 protein: MLSILIPTYNHSVYSLVQALDNEFTSLNITYEILVFDDGSTLPLPDNEKITSFAHVKFQKLKQNIGRSAIRKKLAENAIYETILFLDADVLPVSPSFIDTYYKAMNQGAFEVIFGGVAYAQEKPKIDERLRWEYGRQREVKAAAERQKAPHFIITQNVLLKKKTFLELSIPTENFYGDDLVFSQQLKTKNINVLHIENPVFHLGLESSQHYLKKALSAVKSIVALEDKGVLDPNLTKLQQTYVKLKKLRMLGLFTWFFSKKKAKMKENFTSASPNLKWFDLYRLLYYIELKSKSNA; the protein is encoded by the coding sequence ATGCTTTCAATTCTAATTCCAACATACAATCATTCTGTTTATTCGCTGGTACAAGCGTTAGACAATGAGTTTACATCTCTAAATATTACCTATGAGATTTTAGTCTTCGACGACGGATCTACACTACCCCTACCCGATAATGAAAAAATTACGTCGTTTGCACATGTAAAATTTCAGAAATTAAAACAGAATATAGGCAGAAGTGCCATTCGTAAAAAACTTGCTGAAAACGCTATTTATGAAACTATTCTTTTTCTTGATGCAGATGTTTTGCCCGTGTCTCCATCTTTTATAGACACCTATTACAAAGCTATGAACCAGGGCGCCTTTGAGGTAATCTTTGGTGGTGTAGCCTATGCTCAAGAAAAACCTAAAATTGACGAACGCTTGCGGTGGGAATACGGGAGACAGCGGGAAGTAAAAGCTGCCGCAGAAAGACAAAAAGCGCCTCATTTTATTATCACTCAAAATGTGTTACTTAAGAAAAAAACATTTTTAGAATTATCTATACCAACAGAAAACTTTTATGGAGATGACCTTGTTTTTTCGCAACAATTGAAAACCAAGAATATTAATGTGCTTCATATTGAGAATCCGGTTTTTCATCTAGGTTTGGAATCGTCTCAACACTATCTAAAAAAAGCATTAAGCGCAGTAAAATCTATTGTAGCTCTAGAAGATAAAGGTGTTTTAGACCCAAATCTAACTAAATTGCAACAGACCTATGTAAAGCTAAAAAAGTTAAGGATGCTTGGTCTTTTTACCTGGTTCTTTTCTAAAAAAAAGGCAAAAATGAAAGAAAATTTCACCAGCGCATCTCCAAATTTAAAATGGTTCGATTTATACCGTCTTTTATACTATATTGAACTTAAATCAAAATCTAATGCCTAA
- a CDS encoding glycosyltransferase family 2 protein — MPKFSIIIPLYNKEKDIAKTLNSLFLQTENDYEIILVNDGSTDGSETVVKGFTDARISYFSKENEGVSRTRNFAVTKATSKHIVFLDADDYWHPNHLENLHDLITVFPDQQWYATAYEKRHNSKFVSPMLSPIMQKPKDWKGVVTNYFENSLIDALAWTSAVCFKKSFFEALNGFDTSITHGAGEDTDLWIRAALKAPMAFTTTITARHNLDGSNRISHTPTLIRNFMNVDVYEAETEKHPGLKAYLDLNRFSFAMQHKMAGDKKTFARFVQKIELNNLTGKQRYMLKQPKQVLQLILKGKGLAEKLGFRLTSFN; from the coding sequence ATGCCTAAGTTTTCTATTATCATCCCTTTGTACAACAAGGAAAAAGATATTGCTAAGACACTTAATAGCCTTTTCTTGCAAACTGAGAATGATTACGAAATTATTCTAGTGAATGATGGTTCTACAGATGGAAGTGAAACCGTGGTGAAAGGTTTTACTGACGCTCGTATTAGCTACTTCAGCAAAGAAAATGAAGGAGTATCTCGCACGCGTAATTTTGCAGTAACAAAAGCAACTAGTAAGCACATTGTATTTTTAGATGCAGACGATTATTGGCATCCAAATCATTTAGAAAACTTACATGATTTAATCACTGTATTTCCAGACCAACAGTGGTATGCCACAGCTTACGAGAAAAGACACAATAGTAAATTTGTAAGCCCAATGCTCTCTCCTATCATGCAAAAACCAAAAGACTGGAAGGGCGTGGTAACTAATTATTTCGAAAATAGCTTAATCGATGCCTTAGCATGGACTTCGGCGGTATGTTTTAAAAAGTCCTTTTTTGAAGCCTTAAACGGTTTTGACACCAGCATTACGCATGGTGCAGGTGAAGATACAGATCTATGGATACGTGCGGCCTTAAAAGCTCCGATGGCATTTACAACCACTATTACAGCAAGACATAATCTAGACGGCAGCAACCGTATCTCTCATACGCCAACGCTTATCCGAAATTTTATGAATGTAGATGTCTATGAAGCCGAAACAGAAAAACATCCTGGCCTGAAAGCATATCTAGATTTAAATAGATTTTCGTTTGCTATGCAGCATAAGATGGCTGGTGATAAAAAGACGTTTGCACGCTTTGTGCAAAAAATTGAGTTAAACAATCTAACTGGGAAACAACGCTATATGCTAAAACAACCCAAACAAGTATTACAACTCATATTAAAAGGAAAAGGACTTGCTGAAAAGTTAGGCTTTCGGTTAACTTCGTTCAATTGA
- a CDS encoding sugar 3,4-ketoisomerase encodes MKYVDLEAITLKDIPKIIAEDGRGNLSVVEKELLPYEIKRVYYLYDVPSDSIRGGHAHKELQQFLIAVSGSFSVVLDNGKERKTFLLNRPNKGLLIPSGVWRELENFSAGAVCLSLVSQEYDEDDYIRDYTDFKSIERS; translated from the coding sequence ATGAAGTACGTTGATTTAGAAGCTATTACTTTAAAAGATATCCCTAAGATTATCGCAGAAGACGGTCGTGGTAACCTTTCAGTAGTAGAAAAAGAGCTATTGCCGTACGAAATAAAGCGCGTATATTACTTATATGATGTTCCAAGTGATTCTATTCGTGGAGGTCATGCCCATAAAGAGCTACAACAGTTTTTAATCGCTGTAAGCGGAAGCTTTTCTGTAGTGCTAGATAATGGGAAGGAACGTAAAACCTTTCTTTTAAACCGACCCAATAAAGGGCTGTTAATACCAAGCGGTGTTTGGCGTGAGTTAGAGAATTTTTCTGCCGGTGCTGTATGCCTTTCGTTGGTGAGTCAAGAATACGATGAAGATGATTACATTAGAGACTATACCGATTTTAAATCAATTGAACGAAGTTAA
- a CDS encoding glycosyltransferase, translating into MSISLGKGGAERSAAMLSEMLHSHGHEVHMAILTNDIAYPYKGELLNLGLLKPKKETMRERFKRLSQLRKYLKAHAIDIVIDHRTKNNYSRELFYHKIIYKGFRKIYVVHSANKSLYFSESPKKFAGFYNRNLKTVGVSNYITETVLESLQITNGCTIHNAFNANWVHMPGDVPTTLANKEYLLSYGRIDDTVKDFTFLLNAFTASNLWQQGKHLVVLGDGPDKKVLQQFTAGLPSANHIIFLPHQSPFSVVRGAQCVTLTSRFEGFPMVLVESLSLGVPVVSLDIVSGPSEIVQDRENGLLIPKREVSLFAEALIEMMTNKELHTHCSKNAKASVAQFSMQEISKKWNQLVQDEVR; encoded by the coding sequence GTGAGTATTTCACTCGGAAAGGGAGGCGCAGAACGTTCTGCGGCTATGCTTTCTGAGATGCTTCATTCTCATGGTCATGAAGTGCACATGGCTATTCTTACCAATGATATTGCTTACCCGTATAAAGGAGAATTGTTAAATCTAGGACTACTTAAACCTAAGAAAGAGACCATGCGAGAGCGTTTTAAACGCCTATCGCAACTTAGAAAATATCTGAAAGCTCATGCAATAGACATTGTAATTGATCATCGTACCAAAAACAATTATTCTCGAGAATTGTTTTATCATAAAATTATTTACAAAGGTTTTAGAAAAATCTATGTGGTACATAGCGCTAACAAATCGCTGTATTTTTCTGAAAGTCCCAAAAAATTTGCTGGATTCTATAATCGAAATTTAAAAACTGTTGGAGTGTCTAATTACATTACTGAAACAGTTTTAGAGTCCCTACAGATTACCAATGGCTGTACCATACACAATGCTTTCAACGCCAATTGGGTACATATGCCTGGTGATGTGCCTACAACACTCGCCAATAAAGAGTATTTACTATCCTACGGTAGAATAGATGATACCGTTAAAGATTTTACTTTTTTACTAAATGCATTCACGGCTTCTAATCTTTGGCAACAAGGAAAGCACCTTGTTGTTTTAGGAGACGGCCCAGATAAAAAGGTGCTGCAACAATTTACAGCTGGTTTGCCATCGGCAAATCATATTATATTTTTACCGCATCAGTCACCGTTTTCTGTTGTAAGGGGTGCGCAATGTGTAACACTTACGAGTAGGTTTGAAGGGTTTCCTATGGTCTTGGTGGAGTCTTTATCTTTAGGCGTACCTGTGGTGTCACTAGATATTGTTTCGGGGCCTTCGGAAATTGTACAAGACAGAGAAAATGGTTTGCTCATCCCAAAAAGAGAAGTATCTTTATTTGCAGAAGCATTAATAGAAATGATGACGAATAAAGAGCTGCACACGCATTGCAGTAAGAATGCGAAAGCCTCGGTAGCTCAATTTTCAATGCAGGAAATTTCAAAAAAGTGGAACCAATTAGTTCAAGATGAAGTACGTTGA
- a CDS encoding glycosyltransferase yields MKILLVGEYNASHFTLKEGLTHLGHEVTVVGFGDGFKNRKVDVKFKRPYDHGVRQFVRRVLYKLFKIDLNSSSIKKQFYSQQQLFQGNDIVQLINENAFGTLPNIEQELLQFIFQHNKNVFLLSCGTDHLSVKYAMDEKFRYSIATPYLEKRGTEADFLHMTQYIRPAYEALHNFIAKNVKGIIASDLDYHIPLEGHPKYLGMVPNPVNLNPFNYIAPEITDKVVIFHGINNSNYYKKGNDIFEAALALVSKTHSDKIEITTVRSVPYAEYIQLFDGCHILLDQVFAYDQGFNALEAMAKGKVVFTGAEQEFLDYYNLEEDEVAINALPDAQAIANKLIWLIDNPDKIVAIAKNARSFIEKEHNHILASQRYFEKWTK; encoded by the coding sequence ATGAAAATACTGTTGGTAGGCGAATATAATGCTTCTCACTTTACTTTAAAAGAAGGTTTAACGCATTTGGGGCATGAAGTTACCGTTGTTGGTTTTGGTGACGGATTTAAAAACAGGAAAGTAGATGTTAAGTTTAAAAGACCGTATGACCATGGTGTTAGGCAGTTTGTAAGACGAGTGCTTTACAAACTTTTTAAAATTGACCTCAACTCTTCAAGTATTAAAAAACAGTTTTATAGCCAGCAACAACTTTTTCAGGGAAATGACATTGTACAACTCATAAATGAAAATGCATTTGGCACATTGCCAAACATAGAACAAGAGTTACTTCAATTTATATTTCAGCACAATAAAAACGTTTTTTTACTATCCTGCGGAACCGATCACTTAAGTGTAAAGTATGCTATGGATGAAAAGTTTCGTTATAGTATTGCCACCCCTTATCTAGAGAAACGAGGCACCGAAGCAGACTTTCTGCACATGACTCAATACATTCGTCCGGCTTATGAAGCCTTGCATAATTTTATAGCTAAAAATGTTAAAGGCATTATTGCTTCAGATTTAGATTACCACATACCTTTAGAAGGTCATCCAAAATATCTTGGGATGGTACCCAATCCCGTTAACCTGAATCCCTTTAACTATATTGCGCCTGAAATTACCGATAAAGTGGTGATATTTCACGGAATTAACAACAGTAATTATTACAAAAAAGGGAACGATATTTTTGAAGCTGCACTAGCTTTGGTCTCAAAAACTCATTCAGATAAAATTGAAATCACAACCGTACGAAGTGTTCCCTATGCCGAATACATACAATTGTTTGATGGCTGCCACATTCTTTTAGACCAGGTTTTTGCGTACGACCAAGGTTTTAATGCCCTTGAAGCTATGGCCAAAGGGAAAGTAGTTTTTACGGGTGCAGAACAAGAATTTTTAGATTATTATAATCTAGAAGAAGATGAAGTTGCCATAAATGCCTTACCCGATGCACAGGCTATTGCCAATAAACTTATTTGGCTCATTGATAACCCAGATAAAATAGTTGCCATTGCCAAAAACGCACGTTCCTTTATAGAAAAGGAGCACAACCATATCTTAGCCTCGCAACGCTATTTTGAAAAATGGACGAAGTAG